A stretch of the Denticeps clupeoides chromosome 6, fDenClu1.1, whole genome shotgun sequence genome encodes the following:
- the hmgn7 gene encoding high mobility group nucleosomal binding domain 7, whose product MPKRKGTDGEVKEEPQRRSARLSAKPTLPKPEPKPKKTPKKDKEVNDKKKAKAEEANEENQSENGETKTNEVEGTAEAEPEPEKEEAKTE is encoded by the exons ATGCCGAAGAGAAAG GGAACTGATGGAGAGGTGAAAGAGGAG CCCCAGAGGAGATCTGCTCGGTTATCAGCG AAACCAACTCTTCCTAAACCCGAGCCGAAGCCTAAAAAAACACCCAAG AAAGATAAAGAAGTGAACGACAAGAAGAAGGCAAAGGCCGAAGAGGCCAATGAAGAGAACCAATCAGAAAATGGGGAGACCAAGACTAACGAG GTAGAGGGGACTGCAGAGGCCGAACCTGAGCCGGAGAAGGAGGAGGCCAAGACTGAGTAG